The Coregonus clupeaformis isolate EN_2021a chromosome 20, ASM2061545v1, whole genome shotgun sequence genome contains a region encoding:
- the LOC121533518 gene encoding RNA polymerase II elongation factor ELL: protein MAALKEEQCYGLSCGRVSNGSNVSVFHVKLTDSALRAFEGYQSNKGLSSQPLIRFTGSQGKISIPRSENPNELRTFTFYLSNVGRDNPQGSFDCIQQYITSEGSIQLDCLGGIQDKITVCATDDSYQKARQSMAQAEEETRSRGAIVIKPGGRYVGKKVQIRKPAPGLSDIAPSRRTSRPVIISSSVVKKSTVQQRPLRERLTHLLALKPYRKPELILRLQKDGLLPFDKDSLDSLLQQVANLNVRDNTFTLKDSLFKDIQKDWPGYTEGDQQLLKRILVRKMCQAQSQTPSTATTVAPPAEVPLPVSPPKELASSSPSQKRPAADFIDPLANKKPRISHMANKAAVPINGKQSSSNGKEVSGAMVAVPAMGEGVMSSSQLPLLDIHRPFDPLSDVSNDSSHNGRDCEGQEAAVAERLSQPPVFSGPAALSVPTLGPTSPGHTGLDGPRGKSTSPSLHGKSKKKSKKHKDKEKSKERERGRVREKERKGAEEPVPEPRKACDIPSSPENLKSSSIPHSSTDLNGMCNNTSVPSSSTEMTDYLSEYTVIGSSEQRQTYKNDFNTEYSEYRGLHARIEGITRQFTVLDTELKQLQQGTDKYKTIHNQILQEYRKIKKTNPNYSQEKNRCEYLHSKLAHIKKLIAKYDQQQLQNWTG from the exons AAAATCTCAATACCACGGTCGGAAAATCCGAATGAGCTGCGAACATTTACTTTCTACTTGTCCAATGTTGGTAGAGACAACCCACAGGGCAGCTTTGACTGCATCCAGCAGTACATCACCAG TGAGGGGAGCATTCAGCTGGACTGCCTGGGTGGGATCCAAGACAAGATCACAGTGTGTGCCACGGACGACTCTTACCAGAAGGCCAGGCAAAGCATGGCTCAGGCAGAGGAGGAGACCCGCAGCAGGGGTGCTATCGTCATCAAGCCTGGCGGGAGATACGTGG GTAAGAAGGTGCAGATCCGGAAACCAGCACCTGGGCTGTCTGACATCGCTCCATCGCGGCGGACGTCGCGGCCGGTCATCATCTCcagcagtgtggtgaagaagagcACGGTGCAGCAGAGGCCCCTGAGGGAGCGCCTCACCCACCTGCTGGCCCTCAAGCCCTACAGGAAGCCTGAGCTCATCCTGCGCCTGCAGAAGGATGGCCTCTTGCCCTTTGACAAGGACTCTCTGGACAGCCTTCTGCAACAG GTGGCTAACCTAAATGTGAGAGACAACACCTTCACATTGAAGGACTCTttattcaaggacattcagaaggACTGGCCAGGCTACACTGAGGGAGACCAGCAACTTCTGAAGAGGATCCTTGTTCG GAAAATGTGTCAGGCCCAGAGTCAGACTCCGAGCACTGCCACCACAGTGGCTCCTCCAGCTGAGGTCCCACTCCCAGTGAGCCCTCCCAAAGAGCTGGCTAGCAGCTCCCCGTCGCAG AAACGGCCTGCTGCGGATTTCATCGATCCTCTGGCCAACAAAAAGCCCAGGATATCACACATGGCCAACAAGGCAGCGGTGCCAATAAATGGCAAGCAGAGTTCCTCCAATGGAAAGGAGGTGAGTGGGGCCATGGTCGCCGTGCCAGCGATGGGAGAAGGCGTGATGTCCAGCTCCCAGCTCCCCTTACTGGACATCCACCGGCCCTTCGACCCACTCTCCGACGTCAGTAACGATTCCAGCCACAATGGCCGGGACTGTGAGGGCCAGGAGGCCGCCGTGGCTGAGAGACTGAGCCAGCCACCAGTCTTCTCTGGGCCCGCAGCGCTGTCCGTACCAACCCTGGGCCCCACGTCCCCTGGACACACTGGCCTAGATGGGCCCCGGGGCAAGAGCACCTCGCCCTCCCTGCACGGCAAGTCCAAGAAGaagtccaaaaaacacaaagaCAAGGAAAAGTCCAAAGAGAGGGAACGGGGGAGAGTGAgggaaaaggagaggaaaggagcagAGGAGCCTGTTCCTGAGCCAAGAAAAGCCTGTGACATCCCCTCCAGCCCTGAAAACCTGAAGAGCAGTAGTATTCCACACAGCAGCACAG ATCTCAATGGAATGTGCAACAACACCAGTGTTCCTTCATCATCAACTGAGATGACAGACTATTTATC GGAGTATACCGTGATTGGCTCTTCCGAGCAGCGTCAAACATACAAGAATGACTTTAATACTGAGTATAGTGAGTACCGGGGCCTCCACGCTCGGATAGAGGGCATCACCCGGCAGTTCACTGTGCTCGACACTGAGCTTAAGCAGCTCCAACAAGGCACAGACAAGTACAAG ACAATTCACAATCAGATACTCCAAGAGTATCGTAAAATAAAAAAG ACGAATCCCAACTATAGCCAAGAGAAGAACCGCTGTGAATATCTACACAGCAAACTGGCACATATAAAGAAACTTATAGCTAAGTATGATCAACAGCAACTTCAAAACTGGACTGGTTGa